In Desulfobulbus oralis, one DNA window encodes the following:
- a CDS encoding RidA family protein, translating to MSAQARQTLANVWVLLDALSASTANVVKTTVYT from the coding sequence GTGTCTGCGCAGGCGCGCCAGACTCTGGCCAATGTGTGGGTACTGCTGGATGCCCTGAGCGCCAGCACCGCCAATGTGGTCAAAACCACCGTCTACACCTGA
- a CDS encoding Na+/H+ antiporter NhaC family protein, with protein MQDKTLRMYGGIWGGLVPISVLVITLVWLSVAQRGGTKPFWACAWLALVCGLFFARDKADYCKAAMRGIGDTTGIVVVTAWLFAGVFGKVMAAGGLVNGLLWLGMTTGAQGAIFTVTVFLMAMLFALGTGTSTGTCIALTPALYPAGYFLGSDPVLLALAILSGAAFGDNLAPVSDTTIVSAYTQGATMREVVRSRFPLALSAACIAATIFLIFGGGGEAKALPEIDAALNPAGLGMLVALVVVVIAALRGRHIIEALIYGNITAAVIGIIIGTIKPGGMFSIPEKAGASTGIIQAGIEGVVGAIIFAIMILAVTQILVECGIMNKILAFAQKSVVATVRQAELFIVGLTILASIPISANAPAELLVGPSLVRPMGEKFRLAAARRANLMDCAVCTIFFTLPWHIVVASWYGAIVNAAETYGITAPPISSALYNPYSWALLSVLLFSISTGWNRRFAESDGAPESA; from the coding sequence ATGCAGGACAAAACCTTGCGCATGTATGGCGGCATCTGGGGCGGGCTCGTGCCCATAAGCGTTCTCGTCATCACTCTTGTCTGGCTTTCCGTTGCCCAGCGCGGTGGCACCAAGCCCTTCTGGGCCTGTGCGTGGCTTGCCTTGGTCTGCGGTCTCTTTTTCGCCCGCGACAAAGCGGATTACTGCAAAGCCGCGATGCGTGGCATCGGGGATACCACGGGCATTGTCGTGGTCACGGCGTGGCTGTTTGCGGGTGTTTTTGGCAAAGTCATGGCGGCCGGCGGCCTGGTCAACGGCCTGCTCTGGCTCGGCATGACCACCGGCGCCCAGGGCGCAATTTTTACCGTGACGGTCTTTCTGATGGCCATGCTCTTTGCCTTGGGAACCGGAACTAGCACGGGCACCTGCATTGCGCTGACGCCGGCTCTCTATCCGGCGGGGTATTTTCTGGGCTCCGATCCGGTTCTGCTGGCCTTGGCCATTCTTTCCGGCGCGGCGTTTGGCGACAATCTGGCTCCGGTGTCGGACACAACCATCGTTTCCGCCTATACCCAAGGCGCGACCATGCGCGAGGTGGTGCGCAGCCGCTTTCCCCTGGCTCTCAGTGCGGCCTGCATTGCGGCCACAATCTTTCTAATCTTTGGCGGCGGCGGCGAGGCCAAAGCTCTGCCGGAAATAGATGCGGCCCTCAACCCCGCCGGGCTGGGAATGCTGGTGGCGCTGGTGGTGGTCGTGATCGCGGCGTTGCGGGGCCGGCACATCATTGAGGCCCTGATTTACGGCAACATCACCGCCGCGGTGATCGGCATCATCATCGGCACTATCAAGCCAGGAGGCATGTTCAGCATTCCCGAAAAGGCGGGCGCATCCACGGGCATTATCCAGGCAGGCATAGAGGGCGTGGTTGGCGCGATCATCTTTGCCATCATGATTCTGGCTGTCACCCAGATTCTCGTGGAATGCGGCATCATGAACAAAATCCTTGCATTCGCCCAAAAAAGCGTGGTGGCCACGGTGCGACAGGCAGAGCTTTTTATCGTGGGTCTGACTATCCTGGCCTCCATTCCCATTTCGGCAAATGCGCCCGCAGAACTGCTGGTCGGCCCCAGTCTGGTCCGTCCCATGGGCGAAAAGTTCCGGCTTGCGGCGGCCCGACGCGCCAACCTGATGGACTGCGCGGTATGCACGATCTTTTTCACCCTGCCCTGGCATATCGTGGTGGCATCCTGGTACGGGGCCATCGTCAACGCTGCGGAGACTTACGGCATCACTGCGCCGCCCATCAGTTCGGCCCTGTACAATCCCTATTCCTGGGCGCTTTTGTCAGTGCTTCTGTTCTCGATCAGCACAGGCTGGAACCGTCGCTTCGCCGAATCCGACGGCGCGCCGGAATCGGCCTGA
- a CDS encoding D-cysteine desulfhydrase, with translation MNLAKFARRGYVTAPTPLEFLPNFSRALGAGVSVYMKRDDMLPGAGGGNKTRKLDFCVADALNKGCDTLITCGAVQSNHCRLTLSWAVHEGMDCHLVLEERVPDSYNPEASGNNFLFQLMGVKNITVAQKGTDMMAAMQKVADKLSAEGKKPYIIPGGASNALGSLGYVSCMEEIMAQVFHIGLKIDHMVVPSGSAGTHGGIIAGMIGNNIDIPVTGIGVNRPKLVQEQAVLTVANASLELIGVDVRVLAEKVVAFDDYVGPGYSLPTDSMVEAVKMLAQTEAVLLDPVYSGKAMAGLIDLARKGYFPKGSNVLFLHTGGSPALYAYLPTFRQGK, from the coding sequence ATGAATCTCGCGAAGTTCGCCCGCAGAGGCTATGTGACCGCACCCACGCCTCTTGAGTTTTTGCCGAATTTTTCCAGGGCACTTGGTGCGGGCGTCAGTGTTTACATGAAACGGGACGACATGCTACCCGGCGCAGGCGGCGGCAACAAGACCCGCAAGCTGGACTTCTGCGTGGCCGACGCGCTGAACAAAGGCTGCGACACGCTCATTACCTGCGGCGCGGTGCAGTCCAATCACTGCCGCCTGACCCTGTCCTGGGCAGTGCATGAAGGCATGGACTGCCACCTGGTGCTGGAAGAGCGCGTGCCCGACTCGTACAACCCCGAGGCCTCCGGCAACAATTTCCTCTTTCAGCTCATGGGCGTCAAAAATATTACCGTGGCGCAGAAGGGCACGGACATGATGGCCGCCATGCAGAAGGTGGCGGACAAGCTGAGTGCCGAAGGCAAAAAACCCTATATCATCCCTGGCGGAGCATCCAACGCCCTAGGCTCGCTGGGCTATGTCAGCTGCATGGAAGAGATCATGGCACAGGTGTTCCACATAGGCCTGAAAATTGACCACATGGTGGTGCCCAGCGGCAGCGCCGGCACCCACGGCGGCATCATCGCTGGCATGATCGGCAACAACATCGACATCCCTGTGACCGGCATTGGCGTCAACCGGCCCAAGCTGGTGCAGGAACAGGCCGTGCTGACCGTCGCCAACGCGTCTTTAGAGCTGATCGGCGTGGATGTGCGCGTGCTTGCGGAGAAGGTGGTGGCCTTTGACGACTATGTCGGGCCGGGCTATTCGCTACCCACGGATTCCATGGTGGAGGCGGTCAAAATGCTAGCACAAACCGAGGCTGTGCTGCTGGATCCCGTGTATTCCGGCAAGGCCATGGCCGGCCTCATCGATCTGGCCCGCAAGGGATATTTCCCCAAGGGCTCCAACGTACTTTTCCTGCATACCGGCGGCTCGCCCGCCCTGTACGCCTATCTGCCCACGTTTCGCCAGGGCAAGTAG
- a CDS encoding response regulator yields MPISSDGTLSSSLADRELLAAGECIAVVDDHPDITELLGIFLQQHGFVTISAGSAGELWRLFDNSKIALVLLDIVLPDANGVSLLPELRAQQPDTAVVMLTAATSLDTALLCLRHGANDYLTKPVRLDALLNTIRQVLGQRRLALHARQYQHQLEKARQRIERTHRLSISMIGSYLRITDLNTLVQAMLTGITAHEGLGFNRAIALPFSKDRKFLVGRYAIGPISQEEGASIWQDIQRQHLTLDDLLKNLHRSPPGSGDAGLLSRIRGFKIDAGASEHLALRALSERRIFVVRNGQAEYPVPEDLIRLLQEDSFVIAPLFSPERTLGVVIVDNFISHHPITAEQLHALESFLSQASLAIEHCSLYQTVQDKVAELEAVTRELHKNQEMLVNSGRYSAVGHMAAQLAHNIKNPIAAIGGTAQFLKRKVADRDIRKFLDMMVVEVDKLEKILADLSSFGDTIEPVYTTALLAEVARNAGRLCRQDMVERHISLTCDFPEELPAIELDPKLIQQVLVHLLVNAMDAMPGGGEIVMRLAAEGEGQALSLLDRGQGIKDAMLKNVSDPFFTTKTVGTGLGLAFVHKVLADHHGHFVLQGRLDGGAEARIWLPAHSCQT; encoded by the coding sequence ATGCCTATTTCATCCGACGGAACCCTATCTTCTTCGCTTGCAGACAGGGAGCTGCTGGCGGCTGGGGAGTGCATTGCCGTTGTTGACGATCACCCTGATATTACCGAGCTGCTTGGCATATTTTTGCAGCAGCACGGCTTTGTCACGATCAGCGCCGGCTCGGCTGGCGAACTCTGGCGGCTCTTCGACAACAGTAAGATCGCCCTGGTGCTGCTGGACATCGTCCTGCCGGATGCCAATGGCGTCAGCCTGTTGCCCGAGCTGAGGGCCCAGCAGCCCGATACTGCCGTGGTCATGCTGACCGCCGCCACGAGTCTGGACACCGCTCTGCTCTGCCTGCGCCATGGGGCGAACGACTATCTGACCAAGCCGGTGCGCCTCGACGCTTTGCTGAATACGATCCGCCAGGTCCTGGGTCAGCGGCGTTTGGCCCTCCATGCCCGTCAATATCAGCACCAACTGGAGAAGGCGCGGCAGCGCATCGAACGGACCCACCGCCTGTCGATCAGCATGATCGGCTCCTACCTGCGGATCACCGATCTGAACACCCTTGTGCAGGCCATGCTCACCGGCATTACGGCCCACGAGGGACTGGGCTTCAACCGGGCCATTGCGCTGCCCTTCTCAAAAGACCGCAAATTTCTGGTCGGCCGCTATGCCATCGGCCCGATCAGCCAGGAAGAGGGCGCCAGCATCTGGCAGGACATCCAGCGCCAGCACCTGACCCTGGACGATCTGCTGAAGAACCTCCACAGGAGTCCGCCTGGCTCAGGCGATGCGGGCCTGCTCAGCCGCATCAGGGGCTTCAAGATCGATGCCGGCGCAAGCGAGCATCTGGCGCTGCGGGCCCTGAGCGAACGCCGCATTTTTGTGGTGCGGAACGGTCAGGCCGAATACCCGGTGCCAGAGGATCTGATCCGGCTGCTGCAGGAAGACAGCTTTGTCATTGCCCCGCTCTTTTCGCCGGAGCGTACGCTGGGCGTTGTCATTGTGGACAACTTCATCTCCCACCATCCTATCACTGCCGAACAGTTGCACGCCTTGGAGAGCTTCCTCAGCCAGGCCAGCCTGGCCATCGAACACTGCAGCCTGTACCAGACCGTGCAGGACAAGGTGGCCGAGTTGGAAGCGGTGACCAGAGAACTGCACAAAAACCAGGAAATGCTGGTGAATTCGGGGCGTTACTCCGCAGTCGGCCACATGGCGGCGCAGTTGGCCCATAACATCAAAAACCCCATTGCGGCCATTGGCGGCACGGCCCAGTTTCTGAAACGCAAGGTGGCGGACAGGGATATCCGGAAGTTTTTAGACATGATGGTGGTCGAAGTGGACAAACTGGAGAAGATTCTGGCCGATCTGTCCAGTTTTGGCGACACCATCGAGCCGGTATACACGACCGCATTGCTTGCCGAGGTGGCGAGGAATGCAGGCCGCCTGTGCCGACAGGATATGGTGGAGCGGCACATTTCGTTGACCTGCGATTTCCCGGAGGAGCTGCCCGCAATCGAACTGGACCCGAAACTGATCCAGCAGGTGCTGGTGCATCTTTTGGTCAACGCCATGGATGCCATGCCGGGGGGGGGGGAGATCGTCATGCGCCTTGCCGCGGAGGGCGAGGGTCAGGCCCTGTCGCTTTTGGACAGGGGGCAGGGCATTAAGGACGCCATGCTGAAGAATGTCAGCGATCCTTTTTTTACCACCAAGACAGTGGGCACTGGCCTGGGTCTGGCCTTTGTCCACAAGGTGCTTGCAGATCACCACGGCCACTTTGTTCTGCAGGGCCGCCTGGACGGTGGCGCGGAGGCCCGCATCTGGCTGCCTGCACATTCCTGCCAAACATGA
- a CDS encoding ATP-dependent DNA helicase: MSEMADIFGEGGLFARKVPGFVHRPDQLRMAAAVAALLADDENEHGEAESCACLSVEAETGLGKTLAYLVPAVCSGRKVVVSTNTRNLQDQILHREIPLIKKWLAPGLYAICVKGRQNYLCLYRWHQMVAAQEERLFATAPEIRKLGAWVEKTRHGDRAELNWLSGTSPFWQRICCQHHFCLGSDCPAYTACFLTQLRRDAAAADLLVVNHHLLFSDLAVRRTGFGEVLPRYESVLFDEAHHLENVATTFFGRSCSRLQVMDLASDLERSAKAELSADSQAAVLAEATALSAAAERFAAAFPPQRGRFPLDWQDPQLAAGREQAEHLANVLADAAGRLKDLGRSRGGQWEQYGARAEELSERLRDLVAPPEAAPNPDGPEAPERLDRHSFTFWYERTDRNLSVSATPVEVADELHKTLYATVKHCLFTSATLTTGGTFTYFFSRMGLKADTQALSLASPFDYAGRSLLYVPERGFPEPAAPGYQRALHERIAELVRLANGRALVLFTSRQAMETAHTALSGRLPFPLFIQGEASRHTLLDRFSREVNSVLFAVASFWEGVDVPGESLSLVIMDKLPFEVPTDPVVKARMQRIEEQGGKPFFSFQIPRAIFTLRQGAGRLMRSTQDRGVIAILDVRLMTKGYGRQFVASLPPSPLTHDLARVAAFFSTEQSE, encoded by the coding sequence ATGTCTGAAATGGCCGATATTTTTGGCGAAGGCGGTCTGTTTGCCCGCAAGGTGCCGGGCTTTGTCCACAGGCCGGACCAGCTCCGCATGGCAGCGGCAGTGGCAGCGCTGCTGGCGGACGACGAAAACGAGCACGGCGAGGCCGAGTCCTGCGCCTGTCTGAGCGTAGAGGCGGAAACCGGTCTCGGCAAAACGCTGGCCTATCTGGTGCCGGCCGTGTGCAGCGGCAGGAAGGTGGTGGTTTCCACCAATACCCGCAATCTGCAGGACCAGATTCTGCACCGGGAGATTCCGCTCATCAAAAAATGGCTGGCTCCAGGTCTGTATGCGATCTGCGTCAAGGGCCGGCAAAATTATCTCTGCCTCTACCGCTGGCACCAGATGGTGGCTGCGCAGGAAGAGCGTCTTTTCGCAACAGCTCCTGAAATCAGGAAGCTCGGCGCATGGGTGGAAAAAACCCGGCACGGCGACCGGGCTGAGCTGAACTGGCTCTCCGGTACTTCACCCTTCTGGCAGCGCATCTGCTGCCAGCATCACTTCTGCCTGGGCAGCGATTGTCCGGCCTATACGGCCTGTTTTCTGACCCAACTGCGACGCGATGCGGCCGCTGCCGATCTGCTGGTAGTGAATCATCACCTGCTGTTTTCCGACCTGGCCGTTCGGCGTACCGGCTTTGGCGAGGTCCTGCCCCGCTACGAAAGCGTGCTTTTCGACGAGGCTCACCATCTGGAAAACGTGGCTACCACCTTTTTTGGCCGCAGTTGTTCCCGCTTGCAAGTGATGGATCTGGCCAGTGACCTGGAGCGCAGCGCCAAGGCCGAACTGTCGGCCGACAGCCAGGCTGCGGTGCTGGCCGAAGCCACAGCGCTCTCTGCGGCGGCCGAGCGCTTTGCCGCCGCCTTTCCACCCCAGCGCGGCCGCTTCCCACTGGACTGGCAGGACCCGCAACTGGCCGCCGGCAGGGAGCAGGCCGAACATCTGGCGAATGTGCTTGCGGATGCAGCCGGCCGTCTGAAAGACCTGGGCAGGAGCCGGGGCGGACAGTGGGAGCAGTACGGCGCGCGTGCGGAAGAACTTTCGGAGCGGCTGCGGGATCTCGTGGCCCCGCCGGAGGCGGCGCCGAACCCAGACGGCCCGGAAGCGCCGGAGCGGCTTGACCGCCACAGTTTCACCTTTTGGTACGAACGGACGGACCGCAATCTGAGCGTTTCGGCCACACCGGTCGAGGTGGCGGACGAGCTGCACAAAACGCTCTACGCCACGGTCAAGCACTGTCTCTTCACTTCGGCCACCCTCACCACGGGCGGCACTTTTACCTACTTTTTCAGCCGCATGGGCCTGAAGGCCGATACCCAGGCCCTGTCTCTGGCCTCTCCTTTCGATTACGCCGGGCGCAGCCTGCTGTATGTGCCGGAACGCGGCTTTCCGGAGCCGGCTGCCCCCGGGTACCAGCGCGCCCTGCATGAGCGCATCGCGGAACTGGTGCGTCTGGCCAATGGCCGGGCCCTGGTGCTCTTCACCTCGCGCCAGGCCATGGAAACGGCGCACACCGCGCTCTCGGGCCGCCTGCCCTTCCCGCTCTTCATCCAGGGCGAGGCATCACGCCACACGCTGCTCGACCGCTTCAGCCGGGAGGTGAACTCCGTGCTCTTTGCCGTGGCGAGTTTCTGGGAGGGCGTGGACGTGCCGGGCGAGTCGCTGAGTCTCGTCATCATGGACAAGCTGCCCTTCGAGGTGCCGACCGATCCGGTCGTCAAGGCCCGGATGCAGCGCATTGAGGAACAGGGCGGCAAGCCCTTTTTCAGTTTCCAGATTCCCAGGGCCATTTTTACCCTGCGTCAGGGTGCGGGCCGTCTGATGCGCAGCACCCAGGACCGGGGAGTGATTGCGATCCTGGACGTACGCCTGATGACGAAGGGCTATGGCCGCCAGTTTGTCGCGAGTCTGCCCCCAAGCCCCCTGACCCACGATCTTGCTCGTGTGGCCGCCTTTTTTTCCACGGAACAATCCGAATGA
- a CDS encoding GntR family transcriptional regulator, with protein sequence MTFSPVLEKETYSSKIATIIRTMIRDGELQPGEPIKETVLGERLSVSRAPIREALQELAYEGIVTSEPQKGKRVRLLSDKDIVDSYTVGGILESVGVSDSLAKWTDGDSQELAEIVDEMRQRSKSAADTGALMELDDQFHSVLLRHCDNGRLVEMARLSCITISKVLGYKKWRTLFSPSDFCQRHEALARVVATRNAEVIARALREHYLEIGERMVR encoded by the coding sequence TTGACATTTTCTCCTGTGTTGGAAAAAGAAACCTATTCGAGCAAGATCGCGACGATTATCAGAACCATGATCCGGGACGGCGAACTGCAGCCAGGCGAGCCCATCAAGGAAACGGTGCTGGGCGAACGGTTGAGCGTCAGCCGGGCGCCCATCCGCGAAGCCCTGCAGGAACTCGCCTATGAAGGTATTGTCACTTCCGAGCCGCAGAAGGGCAAGCGGGTACGTCTGCTCAGTGACAAGGACATTGTCGACAGCTACACGGTAGGCGGCATTCTGGAATCGGTCGGGGTCAGCGATTCTCTGGCGAAGTGGACGGACGGCGATTCGCAGGAGCTGGCGGAAATAGTGGACGAAATGCGCCAGAGAAGCAAGAGTGCTGCGGACACCGGTGCCCTGATGGAACTTGACGACCAGTTTCACAGCGTTCTACTCCGCCACTGTGACAACGGCAGACTGGTGGAAATGGCGCGCCTGTCCTGCATTACCATCTCGAAGGTGCTGGGCTACAAAAAATGGCGCACGCTCTTTTCGCCATCGGACTTTTGCCAGCGCCACGAAGCCCTTGCCCGTGTGGTTGCCACCCGGAACGCGGAGGTGATTGCAAGGGCGCTCCGGGAGCATTACCTGGAAATCGGGGAGCGTATGGTGCGTTAG
- a CDS encoding ABC transporter ATP-binding protein: MKHLVAAENLAIAYPGGHIALQDVSFALAPGETLGIVGESGSGKTTLIRQLVNLPSSHAAVVAGRILFRDEDVAGLSAERWRQLRGGHIAMVFQNPGASLNPMLSVERQFVEAIRNHRNLSRKEARALALEEIARLDLQDPPAILASRPWQLSGGMKQRVAIAIALAMDPELILADEPTAALDMSTQATVMAEFAERRRSRNAAIIVVSHNICACARIADRLMVMRHGRVEDFDTTAAIFSRPADSYAGQLLRAIPQLQADRHGRDRH; the protein is encoded by the coding sequence ATGAAACATCTGGTTGCCGCAGAAAATCTGGCCATTGCCTATCCCGGAGGGCATATCGCCCTCCAGGATGTGAGCTTTGCCCTGGCTCCCGGCGAGACCTTGGGCATTGTCGGTGAATCGGGCTCGGGCAAGACCACCCTGATTCGCCAGCTCGTCAACCTGCCTTCGTCCCATGCGGCCGTGGTGGCCGGCCGCATCCTGTTCAGGGACGAGGATGTGGCCGGTCTGAGCGCCGAAAGGTGGCGACAGCTTCGGGGCGGGCATATCGCCATGGTCTTTCAGAACCCGGGCGCATCCCTGAACCCCATGCTGTCTGTGGAGCGGCAGTTTGTGGAGGCCATCCGCAACCACCGGAACCTGAGCAGAAAGGAGGCCCGGGCCCTGGCGCTCGAGGAAATAGCCCGGCTGGATCTGCAGGATCCCCCGGCCATTCTGGCCTCCCGCCCCTGGCAGCTTTCCGGCGGCATGAAGCAGCGGGTGGCCATTGCCATTGCGCTGGCCATGGATCCGGAACTCATTCTGGCGGACGAACCAACCGCCGCCCTGGACATGAGCACCCAGGCCACGGTCATGGCCGAATTCGCCGAACGCCGGCGCAGCCGGAATGCGGCCATCATCGTGGTCAGCCACAACATCTGCGCCTGCGCCCGCATTGCCGACCGGCTGATGGTGATGCGCCACGGCCGGGTCGAAGACTTCGACACCACGGCAGCCATTTTTTCCCGGCCGGCAGACAGCTACGCAGGCCAGTTGCTGCGTGCCATTCCCCAGTTGCAGGCAGACCGCCATGGACGCGACAGACACTGA
- a CDS encoding polyprenyl synthetase family protein, with the protein MNTDKSPLKSALQAIAAQVEQAMQAELQEHLAAADPLLKEVLHYSLFSGGKRIRPVLCVISARACGRDDSALYSLAAALEYLHTATLMHDDVIDHAPLRRGRETTVERFSLADAILAGDWLHARSLYLVGRLTAAAGLEVFCRATEGLANGEFLQKRLAGDPAATEADYFEVIRQKTGNLIASACALGALYAGARPEQVAALRRYGELVGMAFQIVDDLLDYTGKGAETGKELGNDFREGKLTLPLLRALAAAGPDERQAMRALIAGDRSQPAAVTQMTVCIAHLGGFRSAAATAREYIARAVQELSGLLAAPASAAHAALLQELAEYILIREK; encoded by the coding sequence ATGAATACAGACAAGTCGCCACTCAAATCCGCCCTGCAGGCCATTGCGGCACAGGTGGAACAGGCCATGCAGGCCGAACTGCAGGAACACCTGGCTGCCGCGGACCCCCTGCTGAAGGAGGTGCTGCACTATTCGCTCTTCAGCGGAGGCAAGCGAATTCGTCCCGTGCTGTGCGTCATCTCCGCCCGGGCCTGCGGCCGGGACGATAGCGCCCTGTACTCGCTCGCCGCGGCGCTTGAGTACCTGCACACCGCGACCCTGATGCACGACGATGTGATCGACCATGCCCCGCTCAGGCGGGGCCGGGAGACCACGGTAGAGCGCTTTTCACTTGCGGACGCCATTCTGGCCGGCGACTGGCTCCATGCCCGCAGCCTGTATCTGGTAGGCAGGCTGACCGCTGCGGCAGGCCTGGAGGTCTTTTGTCGGGCCACCGAAGGCCTGGCGAACGGCGAGTTTCTGCAGAAACGGCTGGCCGGCGATCCGGCAGCCACAGAGGCGGACTACTTCGAGGTGATCCGCCAGAAGACGGGCAACCTGATTGCCTCGGCCTGTGCCCTGGGCGCCCTGTATGCGGGCGCGCGGCCAGAGCAGGTGGCGGCGCTGCGGCGCTACGGCGAGCTGGTGGGCATGGCCTTCCAGATTGTGGACGACCTGCTGGACTATACCGGCAAGGGCGCGGAGACCGGCAAGGAGCTTGGCAACGACTTCAGGGAAGGCAAACTCACTCTGCCACTGTTACGCGCGCTGGCCGCAGCCGGGCCTGACGAGCGACAGGCCATGCGGGCATTGATTGCAGGAGACCGCAGCCAGCCTGCGGCAGTGACGCAGATGACAGTGTGCATTGCACACCTGGGCGGCTTCCGCTCGGCGGCTGCGACGGCACGGGAATACATAGCCCGGGCCGTGCAGGAACTGAGCGGCCTTCTGGCCGCACCCGCCAGCGCTGCCCACGCGGCACTCCTGCAGGAACTGGCTGAATATATTCTGATCAGGGAAAAGTAG
- a CDS encoding Rid family hydrolase: protein MDDFAAVNAKYAKVFAGNFPARSCVAVQQLPMGGLVEVEAIVVL from the coding sequence ATGGACGATTTCGCCGCCGTAAACGCCAAATACGCGAAGGTGTTTGCCGGCAACTTTCCGGCGCGTAGTTGTGTGGCCGTGCAGCAGTTGCCCATGGGCGGGCTGGTGGAAGTGGAAGCAATCGTTGTGCTGTAA
- a CDS encoding HyaD/HybD family hydrogenase maturation endopeptidase → MRTLILGIGNLLLGDEGVGCRCVAALESRYSLPPEVVCEDGGTSGFELLPLIEDADTLIVIDAVADGRTPGTVILAEDDAVPRTMQQHVSLHQTGFCEVLAAAAVRDRRPGRLLLFGVEPKSLELGMELSPEAAQGMEKALEAVVKSLRDMGHQVQPKQAA, encoded by the coding sequence ATGCGGACTCTGATTTTGGGTATCGGCAACCTGCTCCTCGGCGACGAAGGAGTGGGTTGCCGTTGTGTCGCCGCCCTGGAAAGCCGTTACAGCCTGCCGCCAGAGGTGGTCTGCGAGGACGGCGGGACATCCGGCTTCGAATTGCTGCCGCTGATCGAGGATGCGGACACGCTTATCGTCATCGACGCGGTTGCCGACGGTCGTACGCCCGGCACGGTGATTCTGGCTGAGGATGATGCCGTGCCGCGTACCATGCAGCAGCATGTTTCCCTGCACCAAACCGGTTTTTGCGAGGTGCTGGCAGCCGCTGCCGTCAGGGACAGAAGGCCCGGCCGTCTTTTGCTCTTCGGGGTTGAACCCAAATCGCTGGAGCTTGGCATGGAGCTGTCGCCGGAAGCGGCGCAGGGTATGGAAAAGGCCCTGGAGGCGGTGGTCAAAAGCCTCCGCGACATGGGCCATCAGGTGCAGCCGAAGCAAGCGGCCTGA
- a CDS encoding ABC transporter ATP-binding protein: MDATDTEQNLLEIRHLNKAFWKRGRSVQALKNITLNIRAGECVGMVGQSGSGKSTLARLLCRIYEPDEGKVLFQGQDAFAVKSRDYYRQVQMVFQDPLASCPPRMRVERFLLEPFRNFRLLAGRNPRELARELLARVHLGEELLPRYPGQLSGGQMQRVVFARATGLSPRLLICDEATSALDTTIQAQVVALLQELRRQIGFACLFITHDLALAESLCDTIYVMADGAIAERLSSGNMAAEAKAPATLSLLAACRSFSDLGAFTSSRGCT, translated from the coding sequence ATGGACGCGACAGACACTGAACAAAACCTGCTGGAAATCCGGCATCTCAACAAAGCTTTTTGGAAGCGCGGCCGCAGTGTGCAGGCGCTGAAGAACATCACCCTGAACATCCGGGCCGGGGAATGCGTCGGCATGGTGGGCCAGAGCGGCTCGGGCAAATCCACACTGGCCCGCCTCCTGTGCCGTATTTACGAGCCGGACGAGGGCAAGGTGCTGTTCCAGGGCCAGGACGCCTTTGCAGTCAAGAGCCGTGACTACTACCGCCAGGTGCAGATGGTCTTTCAGGACCCGCTGGCGAGTTGCCCGCCCCGAATGCGGGTGGAGCGCTTTCTCCTGGAACCCTTTCGCAATTTCCGCCTGCTGGCCGGCCGCAATCCCCGCGAACTGGCCAGGGAACTGCTGGCACGGGTGCACCTTGGGGAGGAACTCCTGCCCAGGTATCCCGGCCAGCTCAGCGGCGGCCAGATGCAGCGGGTGGTCTTTGCCCGGGCCACCGGACTGTCCCCCAGACTGCTCATCTGCGACGAAGCCACCTCTGCCCTGGACACCACCATCCAGGCCCAGGTGGTGGCGCTGCTGCAGGAGTTGCGGCGGCAAATCGGCTTTGCCTGCCTCTTCATCACCCATGATCTGGCCCTGGCCGAATCGCTCTGCGATACCATTTACGTCATGGCGGACGGCGCGATCGCCGAGCGCCTGAGCAGCGGCAACATGGCGGCAGAGGCCAAAGCTCCGGCCACTCTGAGTCTGCTGGCCGCCTGCCGCTCCTTTTCCGATCTGGGCGCTTTTACGTCCTCCCGAGGCTGTACGTAA